In one window of Lacticaseibacillus casei DSM 20011 = JCM 1134 = ATCC 393 DNA:
- a CDS encoding helix-turn-helix domain-containing protein, with amino-acid sequence MLYEQTFLDRADFQKYQMFSAIKDSNVQTYTINTLSRHLDLSYQQGYNILQELFCDLTELTAHPENLKRKQINPLMEIDVTVDDYHLYLLKHAIAFQFVDYIVQANHPSTEQFGRAHFISRSTLVRKTVALRALLERFQIKLSFSDLCFIGEESRIRLFLFDFYWLGYHGVDWPFKVLDEQQIVKEYMALPNAKTNPVDVLEEILFWAICRVRISGNHFVTGNEPFDRIFNDYPPFQHSVYTQEMFPAFNKQFMKAENDFFYFQQHRTITFLPDTPADKDFIHYVLSQKTVVADFVKRLLAFLGDHIRHHTVFDLQHEQGLILNLTRIALNNEMLGGDFMHLVDFFNPRALNYTKTNLYQGLEEFIATLPDTPAYRHFLGKQHLFLRTLYYLLTPYLRYFAETPTVRVRLAYLDHNLLNRRLVNFLSDLPMVHLLPERAVFKTADLVITSVDNEQAIKAAAPAGFHGHIISWTAEDSDDAIFQLYLLIRRLYLKKTDASLSAQNVDPPS; translated from the coding sequence ATGCTTTACGAACAAACTTTTCTTGACCGCGCTGATTTCCAAAAATACCAAATGTTTTCAGCTATCAAGGATAGTAATGTCCAAACTTACACCATTAATACCCTCAGTCGGCACCTAGACCTTTCTTATCAGCAAGGTTACAACATCTTGCAGGAACTCTTCTGCGATCTAACTGAATTAACTGCCCACCCGGAAAATCTTAAACGTAAACAAATCAACCCTCTCATGGAAATTGACGTGACGGTTGATGATTATCACCTTTATTTGCTAAAACATGCGATCGCATTTCAATTTGTCGACTACATTGTTCAGGCAAATCATCCTTCTACCGAGCAATTTGGCCGCGCCCATTTCATCAGTCGCTCGACGTTGGTGCGTAAAACCGTCGCCTTGCGCGCATTGCTCGAACGATTCCAAATTAAGCTGTCTTTTAGTGACTTATGCTTCATCGGCGAAGAAAGCCGAATCCGCCTGTTTCTGTTTGATTTTTACTGGCTGGGGTATCATGGCGTGGACTGGCCATTTAAAGTGTTGGATGAGCAGCAAATTGTCAAAGAATACATGGCCTTGCCTAATGCTAAAACCAATCCGGTCGATGTTCTTGAAGAGATCCTTTTTTGGGCAATCTGTCGGGTGCGGATCAGCGGCAACCATTTTGTTACCGGCAACGAACCGTTTGACCGGATCTTCAATGATTACCCACCATTTCAGCATTCCGTTTATACGCAAGAAATGTTCCCGGCGTTCAATAAGCAATTCATGAAAGCTGAAAATGATTTTTTCTATTTTCAGCAACATCGAACGATCACCTTCTTGCCTGACACACCAGCCGATAAAGACTTTATTCATTACGTTCTTAGCCAAAAGACAGTTGTTGCCGATTTCGTTAAACGACTTTTAGCCTTTTTAGGTGATCATATTCGGCATCACACAGTCTTTGACCTTCAGCACGAACAGGGGTTGATCCTCAATCTGACCCGAATCGCATTGAACAATGAAATGCTGGGTGGCGACTTCATGCATTTGGTCGACTTTTTCAATCCCCGTGCGTTGAATTACACCAAAACCAATCTTTATCAAGGCCTTGAGGAATTCATTGCCACGCTGCCTGATACGCCGGCATATCGACACTTTCTTGGTAAGCAGCATCTATTTTTGCGCACGCTCTACTATTTGCTGACGCCTTATCTGCGCTACTTTGCGGAAACACCTACCGTACGGGTCAGATTGGCCTATCTCGACCACAACTTGCTTAACCGCCGCCTCGTCAACTTCCTATCCGATCTACCAATGGTTCACTTATTACCAGAACGTGCCGTTTTTAAAACAGCAGACCTCGTCATTACCAGCGTCGATAATGAGCAGGCCATCAAAGCCGCTGCGCCTGCCGGTTTTCACGGGCACATCATTAGTTGGACAGCGGAAGACAGCGATGACGCCATCTTCCAACTGTATTTGTTGATTCGCCGCTTGTACCTAAAGAAAACCGACGCCTCGTTATCAGCCCAAAATGTCGATCCCCCTTCGTAG
- a CDS encoding amino acid permease has product MAQSATNQVKRELKTRHLSMIALGGSIGTGLFVASGSAIATAGPGGAIAAYIGIGLMVFFLMTSLGEMATYVPVSGSFSEYASRFVDPAFGFALGWNYWFNWAITVAVDVSTTAIVMHFWLPDVPGWLFSLGFLALIFTINIISVKSFGETEYWLSLIKVITVLVFLVVGLLTIMGIMGGHGPIGFKNYTTEAAPFVGGLPATLAVFVVAGFSFQGTELIGITAGESATPETSIPKAIKQVFWRILLFYILSIAVIAAIIPYTSPNLLGASVDQVAISPFTLVFDRIGLAGAASVMNAVILTSVLSSANSGMYASTRMLWAMGGSGFALRVFQKTNTRGIPIAALLLTMLVGGLTFLTSIMGPHVYQLLVAVSGLTGFLAWLGIAVSHFRFRRAFVKQRHDVHELKYHAKWFPVGPILAIIMSLIVIVGQDLQAVQHFAWGRLLISYMSIPLFIVLFVWYKVKHKTKLIPLEKVDLSPHREHQANK; this is encoded by the coding sequence GTGGCACAGTCAGCAACGAATCAGGTAAAACGAGAACTCAAAACCCGGCATCTTTCAATGATTGCCCTCGGCGGCAGTATTGGCACCGGACTTTTTGTCGCCAGCGGCAGCGCGATTGCAACTGCCGGCCCGGGCGGCGCAATCGCGGCATATATTGGCATCGGGTTAATGGTGTTCTTTCTAATGACCAGTTTAGGCGAAATGGCCACCTATGTGCCGGTATCCGGTTCCTTTTCAGAGTACGCCAGCCGGTTTGTTGATCCGGCGTTTGGCTTTGCCTTAGGTTGGAACTACTGGTTTAACTGGGCCATCACCGTTGCGGTTGATGTTTCGACAACTGCCATTGTGATGCACTTCTGGTTGCCGGATGTGCCAGGCTGGCTGTTTTCGCTGGGCTTTTTGGCGCTTATTTTTACGATTAACATTATTTCCGTTAAGTCGTTTGGCGAAACCGAATACTGGCTGTCATTAATCAAAGTGATCACCGTACTGGTCTTTCTGGTCGTGGGTTTGTTGACCATTATGGGAATCATGGGCGGGCACGGTCCCATTGGCTTTAAAAATTATACGACCGAGGCGGCGCCGTTTGTTGGTGGGTTGCCGGCAACATTAGCGGTTTTCGTGGTCGCAGGGTTTTCTTTTCAAGGCACCGAGCTAATCGGGATTACCGCGGGCGAAAGTGCTACCCCGGAAACCAGCATTCCCAAGGCGATTAAGCAGGTGTTTTGGCGGATCTTATTGTTCTATATTTTGTCTATCGCTGTCATTGCCGCCATCATTCCTTATACCAGTCCGAACCTGTTAGGCGCCAGTGTTGATCAAGTGGCAATTTCGCCGTTTACGCTGGTTTTTGATCGAATTGGCCTCGCCGGAGCGGCCAGCGTGATGAACGCCGTGATTCTGACATCGGTTTTATCGTCTGCCAATTCCGGCATGTATGCTTCAACCCGAATGTTGTGGGCCATGGGCGGATCCGGATTTGCGCTACGCGTTTTTCAAAAAACGAATACGCGCGGCATTCCGATTGCAGCCTTACTACTGACGATGCTGGTCGGTGGTTTGACATTTTTAACCAGCATCATGGGACCCCATGTTTACCAACTGTTGGTCGCCGTATCCGGTCTGACCGGATTCCTAGCGTGGCTTGGGATTGCGGTGTCGCATTTTCGCTTCCGCCGTGCGTTTGTGAAGCAGAGGCATGATGTTCATGAGTTAAAATATCATGCAAAATGGTTCCCGGTTGGCCCGATTTTGGCGATTATCATGAGCTTAATTGTGATTGTGGGTCAGGATCTGCAAGCGGTGCAACATTTTGCCTGGGGGCGTCTGCTGATTTCCTACATGTCTATTCCGCTATTCATCGTTTTATTCGTCTGGTATAAGGTGAAGCACAAGACCAAACTGATTCCGCTAGAAAAAGTCGACCTTTCACCGCACCGCGAGCATCAAGCGAACAAGTGA
- the budA gene encoding acetolactate decarboxylase → METDRLYQHGTLAMLVPGLFAGTQTIEALLQHGDTGIGTLTGLDGELIIQAGKVYQVNAQGTVREVAADEKVPFANVHYQADVSAGKLQGLDLTGFQKAVLDRLQTSNLFAAVRVEGTFTQMHTRAVLPQQPPYPTLTETASGQKEFHADNVKGTLIGYFSPDLYAGVVSPGFHLHFLSADHHMGGHILGFELDSGELFLQKFSDFQLHLPTDDEPFLKQHFDTASLVDDIRKAEN, encoded by the coding sequence TTGGAAACGGATCGATTGTATCAACATGGGACACTGGCAATGTTAGTGCCTGGTTTGTTTGCCGGAACGCAGACAATTGAAGCGTTGTTGCAACATGGTGACACTGGTATTGGCACGTTGACCGGCCTTGATGGCGAGTTGATTATTCAAGCCGGCAAAGTTTATCAGGTTAACGCACAAGGTACCGTTCGCGAAGTTGCAGCGGATGAGAAAGTGCCGTTTGCGAATGTTCATTATCAAGCCGATGTTTCGGCCGGGAAGCTTCAGGGGTTGGATCTGACCGGATTTCAGAAAGCGGTTCTTGATCGGTTACAAACGAGCAATCTTTTTGCGGCAGTTCGGGTCGAAGGTACCTTCACGCAAATGCACACGCGCGCTGTGTTGCCGCAACAACCTCCTTATCCGACGTTGACAGAGACGGCTTCGGGCCAAAAAGAATTCCATGCCGATAACGTCAAAGGCACGCTGATCGGGTACTTTTCACCGGATCTTTATGCCGGTGTGGTATCGCCGGGTTTCCATTTGCACTTTTTGTCGGCTGATCATCACATGGGCGGGCACATTCTCGGATTTGAGCTCGACAGTGGCGAATTATTTTTACAAAAGTTTAGCGACTTTCAGTTACACCTGCCAACCGATGACGAACCGTTTTTAAAGCAGCACTTTGACACGGCTAGTTTAGTCGATGACATCCGCAAAGCTGAAAATTGA
- the alsS gene encoding acetolactate synthase AlsS, with protein MAEEKRYGADLIVESLANHGIDYVFGIPGAKIDRVFETLEHPKSEKSPQLIVARHEQNAAFMAAGIGRLTGKPGVVLTTSGPGASNLATGLVTATAEGDPVLALSGQVKRADLLRSSHQSMRNADLFAPITKYAAEVQDPDNVSEIIANAYQAAESGKQGASFVSIPQDVTDSPVNSEPIKPLVAPKLGPASPSDMTYLAHAIKEASLPVLLLGMRASSSDVTEEIRELLSVTELPVVETFQGAGIISHRQIDNFFGRVGLFRNQPGDMLLQHSDLVIAIGYDPVEYEPRNWNADGKSRIIVIDDVPAEIDHNFQPETELIGDISQTLDILVPLLRGYQVAPESKQYLTELQAKLQESDVPPALSDQKVLHPLSIVAALQKRVTDDMTVAVDVGSHYIWMARHFRSYEPRHLLFSNGMQTLGVALPWAMAATLVRPGKKAVSVSGDGGFLFSGQELETAVRLKADLVHIIWNDGHYDMVKFQEEMKYGRAAGVDFGPVDFVKYVEAFGAKGLRVNKPSELGKVLDEAFATKGPVLVDIPVDYSDNAELGAAMLPDQIY; from the coding sequence ATGGCAGAAGAGAAGCGCTATGGCGCAGATTTAATTGTCGAAAGTTTGGCAAATCACGGGATTGATTATGTTTTCGGTATCCCCGGCGCCAAAATCGATCGGGTTTTTGAAACCTTGGAGCATCCCAAATCAGAAAAGAGTCCGCAATTAATCGTGGCACGGCATGAACAGAACGCTGCGTTCATGGCTGCCGGGATCGGGCGTTTGACTGGCAAACCCGGCGTTGTCCTGACAACTTCCGGACCAGGTGCTTCAAACCTGGCAACTGGCCTAGTGACCGCAACCGCTGAAGGGGATCCGGTTTTGGCTTTGTCTGGTCAGGTAAAGCGGGCGGATCTGTTGCGTAGTTCCCACCAAAGCATGCGTAATGCCGATCTCTTTGCGCCGATTACCAAATATGCCGCTGAAGTGCAGGATCCGGACAATGTTAGTGAAATCATTGCCAATGCTTATCAAGCCGCGGAATCCGGCAAGCAAGGGGCAAGCTTCGTGTCGATTCCTCAAGACGTCACTGATTCACCGGTGAACTCGGAACCGATTAAGCCGCTGGTGGCGCCAAAGTTAGGGCCGGCAAGTCCTAGTGATATGACTTACCTGGCGCATGCCATTAAAGAGGCATCGCTGCCTGTCTTACTTTTGGGAATGCGCGCGTCATCAAGCGACGTAACCGAAGAGATTCGCGAGTTGTTGTCAGTCACCGAGTTGCCGGTTGTTGAAACCTTCCAAGGTGCAGGTATTATCTCCCATCGCCAAATCGACAATTTCTTTGGCCGGGTGGGTTTGTTCCGCAACCAACCGGGGGATATGTTATTGCAACACAGCGATCTTGTCATTGCGATCGGCTATGATCCGGTTGAATATGAACCACGTAACTGGAACGCGGATGGCAAGTCGCGCATCATTGTCATTGACGATGTACCAGCGGAAATCGATCACAACTTCCAGCCAGAAACAGAGCTGATTGGTGATATTTCCCAGACGCTCGATATTTTAGTCCCGTTACTGCGGGGTTATCAGGTTGCGCCTGAAAGCAAGCAGTATCTCACAGAGTTACAGGCCAAATTACAGGAAAGTGATGTTCCGCCAGCCCTCTCAGATCAAAAAGTCTTACACCCGCTCAGTATTGTAGCCGCATTGCAAAAACGTGTGACAGACGACATGACAGTTGCTGTGGACGTCGGCAGTCACTATATCTGGATGGCCCGCCATTTTCGGAGTTACGAACCGCGCCACTTGCTGTTTTCCAATGGGATGCAGACGCTAGGGGTTGCTTTACCTTGGGCGATGGCGGCGACTTTGGTACGTCCGGGCAAAAAAGCAGTTTCGGTGTCAGGCGATGGCGGCTTCCTTTTCTCGGGGCAAGAGCTAGAAACAGCCGTTCGTTTGAAGGCTGATTTGGTTCATATTATTTGGAACGATGGCCATTATGATATGGTAAAATTCCAAGAAGAGATGAAATATGGTCGGGCAGCAGGTGTCGACTTTGGTCCGGTTGATTTTGTGAAGTATGTAGAAGCTTTTGGTGCCAAGGGTCTGCGGGTCAATAAACCGAGTGAACTTGGCAAGGTGCTTGATGAAGCGTTTGCGACTAAAGGGCCAGTGCTGGTTGACATTCCGGTCGATTATTCCGATAATGCGGAACTCGGCGCGGCAATGCTGCCTGACCAGATTTATTAA
- a CDS encoding GNAT family N-acetyltransferase, producing MLQGPRVTVRPFVLADTDDYFAYARLKQVTMAAGMTPLLTREAAANHVQRFAREQQDLALVYQMHVIGNIGVYPRALSPETGDDMTREIGYILNPDFWYQGLMREGLQLVIADQFAHGIKAIWAGVFPGNQASIHLLKRLGFVFQFEVPLPRGLTEHQPRDEQYFRLLPKQFEK from the coding sequence ATGTTACAAGGACCACGGGTGACAGTTCGCCCTTTTGTACTGGCAGATACGGATGATTATTTTGCTTATGCCAGACTGAAGCAGGTGACCATGGCCGCGGGTATGACACCTTTACTGACGCGGGAGGCGGCGGCCAATCATGTTCAACGCTTCGCCCGCGAGCAGCAGGATCTGGCGTTGGTTTACCAAATGCATGTGATTGGCAACATTGGGGTCTATCCTCGCGCCTTGTCGCCGGAAACAGGGGATGACATGACGCGTGAGATCGGGTATATCCTTAATCCGGATTTTTGGTATCAAGGACTTATGCGCGAGGGCCTGCAGCTTGTCATCGCTGATCAATTTGCTCATGGCATCAAGGCCATCTGGGCAGGCGTTTTCCCCGGCAATCAAGCTTCCATTCATTTATTAAAAAGATTAGGCTTTGTTTTTCAGTTTGAGGTGCCATTGCCACGAGGGTTAACCGAGCACCAGCCGCGCGATGAACAATACTTTCGACTTTTGCCGAAACAGTTTGAAAAATGA
- a CDS encoding DUF916 domain-containing protein — translation MKKLVRNILLLFIFMAFIWPLRAINAAAAPKFTVTPILPANQRQTVTGYFDLEVQPDQQEDLQLRIANQTNETQTYTLAANPAYTTNSGMIAFDQSRPSLDQNAIRLNTLIKGPASATIAAGSNQVVTYHLHSPTTHFIGIISGGFYVLQKGDTAATSSTGGVRFTDQFAIGIPIILRQDLKTPNPPLLELTKASIGTANHYPVVNANIHNPSSNQFGEIATDYALLPTGGTKAVLTGHFAGLAVAPHSRFMQSMPLNGKQLPAGSYTLKWTAKSGSYTWTKQVNFRYNGHLPSNAIVSRPQTPAASQNSLALPWIIAGIATGLLIIILGIWRWTVVRHKQNQ, via the coding sequence ATGAAAAAGCTTGTACGTAACATTTTGTTACTTTTTATATTCATGGCTTTTATCTGGCCGCTTCGAGCTATCAACGCTGCTGCTGCGCCAAAATTCACCGTCACGCCGATCTTACCGGCTAATCAACGTCAGACAGTTACTGGCTATTTTGACTTGGAGGTCCAACCCGATCAGCAAGAAGACTTACAATTGCGGATCGCCAATCAAACTAATGAAACCCAAACCTATACGCTCGCTGCAAACCCCGCTTACACCACCAATAGTGGCATGATCGCCTTCGATCAGAGTCGGCCGTCGTTAGATCAAAATGCCATTCGCCTGAATACGTTGATTAAGGGACCGGCCTCGGCTACGATTGCCGCGGGAAGCAATCAGGTGGTCACCTACCATTTGCATTCCCCAACCACGCATTTTATTGGCATTATTTCTGGTGGCTTTTATGTGTTGCAAAAAGGCGACACAGCGGCGACGTCATCAACTGGCGGCGTCCGATTCACAGATCAGTTTGCAATTGGCATCCCAATCATCTTACGACAGGATCTGAAAACCCCTAATCCGCCACTGTTGGAACTCACAAAAGCCAGTATTGGGACTGCCAACCATTATCCGGTAGTGAACGCCAACATTCATAATCCTTCAAGCAATCAGTTTGGCGAAATCGCCACTGATTATGCGCTACTCCCAACAGGCGGGACTAAGGCAGTGCTGACAGGACACTTTGCCGGCTTGGCGGTTGCGCCGCATTCCCGCTTCATGCAAAGCATGCCACTAAATGGCAAGCAATTGCCGGCCGGATCTTATACCCTAAAATGGACGGCAAAATCCGGTTCGTATACTTGGACCAAGCAGGTTAACTTTCGGTATAACGGCCACCTGCCGAGCAATGCCATCGTCTCCCGGCCGCAGACCCCTGCTGCGTCGCAAAATAGTTTAGCTCTTCCTTGGATTATTGCCGGTATCGCAACGGGCTTGCTCATCATTATTCTGGGTATTTGGCGCTGGACGGTCGTTCGACACAAGCAAAATCAGTAG
- the rpmG gene encoding 50S ribosomal protein L33 — translation MRNNIILGNNETGERIYLTSKNKRNTPDRLQLKKYSPKLRKRVVFTEVK, via the coding sequence ATGCGGAACAATATCATCTTAGGTAACAATGAAACCGGCGAACGTATCTATTTAACTTCTAAGAACAAGCGGAACACGCCTGATCGTCTGCAGCTCAAGAAGTATTCACCAAAGTTACGCAAACGTGTGGTCTTTACCGAAGTGAAATAG
- a CDS encoding RluA family pseudouridine synthase: MRYTFDSKATATTTVKRLLAKQGVSHRLFKKMLSDRLLWVDGQAVGNIAINAGQVVRFAIPTTKTVTPEKVPLHVLYEDDNWLIVAKPANVTSVPGPHAPNHSLLNRIVWYLQQQGITGPQPAIITRLDRDTVGLVLAAKHPYAQGRFDQAQHATLEKQYVAVVSGQLTKSEGEIDAPIGLGADGIHRIITDAAQPAQTRYKILKMATNTLVDVQLLTGRTHQIRVHFASLGHPLIGDRLYGQPSTLIDHQALQATRLSFVDPFSKKQIHAALPIPSLFETLLTEK, encoded by the coding sequence ATGCGATATACATTTGATTCAAAAGCGACAGCCACCACCACGGTTAAACGTCTGTTGGCCAAGCAAGGCGTTAGCCATCGCTTATTCAAAAAGATGCTGAGTGATCGGCTTCTGTGGGTGGATGGTCAGGCGGTCGGCAATATTGCGATTAACGCTGGGCAGGTCGTGCGCTTTGCGATTCCAACCACCAAAACGGTTACGCCGGAAAAGGTGCCGCTTCATGTGCTATACGAAGACGACAACTGGCTAATCGTAGCCAAGCCAGCCAACGTGACCAGTGTTCCCGGCCCGCATGCACCTAATCATAGCTTGTTAAATCGGATCGTGTGGTATTTGCAGCAACAGGGCATCACTGGACCGCAGCCAGCCATCATCACTCGGCTGGATCGCGATACTGTTGGACTTGTCCTGGCAGCCAAGCACCCTTACGCGCAAGGCCGTTTTGATCAGGCGCAACACGCAACGTTGGAAAAACAGTATGTCGCCGTTGTTAGTGGTCAGCTCACGAAATCAGAAGGCGAGATTGATGCTCCTATCGGCTTGGGGGCGGATGGGATTCACCGAATCATTACCGATGCCGCGCAACCAGCTCAAACCAGGTATAAGATCCTGAAAATGGCGACCAACACCCTTGTTGATGTGCAACTGCTAACCGGCCGCACTCATCAAATACGCGTCCATTTTGCCAGTCTCGGTCACCCGCTCATTGGCGATCGGCTTTATGGTCAACCAAGCACTTTGATTGACCATCAGGCGTTACAGGCCACGCGTTTAAGCTTTGTCGATCCATTTTCAAAAAAGCAAATTCACGCGGCGCTGCCCATTCCGTCTTTGTTTGAGACACTATTGACCGAAAAATGA
- a CDS encoding alpha/beta hydrolase — translation MQVEKDVIYDEAHNLPADIYVPEDANGAAIVYAHGGGWFRGDKKNEDDLGEYFANAGYLVAIPNFRLAPKFLYPTAQNDFDHFVDWLLASPYDFDRKRLGLLGASSGGTMVLQNSLSSGYPVVAWSPVVDFANWVQKNQMVKASVDAKSEFGLTEIHEIHDAFYKYFIQTYLGGLDPRLLTAVNPTNHLTDQLGPTLLFNSADELMPLPSALHFVQQAAMFGRDISLHVVPGTGHARDYTSFALPETKGFLDDHLFTSVEDKTLNKATD, via the coding sequence ATGCAAGTAGAAAAAGATGTGATTTACGATGAGGCCCATAATTTACCCGCTGATATTTATGTGCCAGAGGATGCCAATGGTGCGGCCATCGTGTATGCCCACGGCGGCGGCTGGTTCCGTGGAGATAAGAAAAATGAAGATGATTTAGGTGAATATTTTGCCAATGCCGGTTATCTCGTGGCGATTCCCAATTTTCGCCTAGCACCGAAGTTTTTGTATCCGACAGCGCAAAACGATTTCGATCATTTTGTCGACTGGCTGCTTGCTTCCCCTTATGACTTCGATCGCAAACGTCTGGGCCTGTTAGGTGCCAGTTCAGGCGGTACCATGGTTTTGCAAAACAGCCTATCTTCCGGCTATCCCGTGGTTGCGTGGTCACCGGTTGTCGACTTTGCCAATTGGGTTCAGAAAAATCAAATGGTGAAAGCATCGGTTGATGCCAAAAGTGAATTTGGTCTCACTGAGATTCATGAAATCCACGATGCTTTTTATAAGTACTTTATTCAAACATATTTAGGCGGCCTGGATCCGCGGCTGTTAACAGCGGTCAATCCAACGAATCATTTGACCGACCAACTCGGGCCAACGTTGCTCTTTAACTCCGCAGATGAGCTAATGCCTCTGCCAAGTGCCTTACATTTCGTGCAACAGGCAGCTATGTTTGGCCGTGACATTTCATTGCATGTGGTGCCAGGTACCGGTCATGCACGCGACTACACCAGTTTCGCATTACCTGAAACCAAGGGCTTCCTTGATGATCATCTCTTTACCAGCGTTGAAGATAAAACGCTCAATAAGGCGACAGATTAA
- the citG gene encoding triphosphoribosyl-dephospho-CoA synthase CitG translates to MNEQLIAQAAVNSLHAEVLLTPKPGLVDPESNGAHRDMDVTTFEASIDALAPYFTQYLHAGLAAKTVPQLYQELRTIGMDAESAMLTATHGVNTHRGANFSFGFLLGALGWLLQQNSLHDLAAAEFAPLFPAVAQVAQGVAGDFRHLGDKAQLSHGEALYVKHGVTGVRGEALAGYPTIREHMLPYLRQTTTQGDLRYLRLMVHLMAQVEDANLLHRGGPAGLRFVQDAAKTLLHVSDTQLPNALRTLNAEMITLNLSPGGTADYLSLAYFFDALTLLGSQPA, encoded by the coding sequence TTGAATGAACAACTTATCGCTCAAGCAGCGGTGAACAGTTTACATGCGGAAGTGCTGCTTACGCCCAAGCCAGGTTTAGTCGATCCCGAGTCTAACGGGGCCCACAGGGATATGGATGTCACCACATTTGAGGCCAGCATTGACGCATTGGCACCTTATTTCACGCAATACCTGCATGCTGGTCTGGCAGCTAAAACAGTGCCGCAACTTTATCAGGAGTTGCGTACGATTGGCATGGACGCAGAAAGTGCCATGCTGACGGCAACGCACGGCGTCAATACGCATCGTGGTGCCAACTTTTCTTTTGGCTTTTTATTAGGTGCACTTGGCTGGTTGTTGCAGCAGAATTCCTTGCATGATTTGGCGGCGGCGGAATTTGCGCCGCTTTTTCCGGCAGTTGCGCAAGTTGCACAAGGTGTCGCCGGCGATTTTCGCCATTTAGGTGACAAAGCGCAGCTAAGCCACGGCGAAGCTTTATATGTGAAACACGGCGTCACAGGAGTCCGTGGTGAGGCTTTGGCCGGTTATCCAACCATTCGTGAGCACATGTTGCCATATCTGCGACAGACGACGACACAGGGCGATTTGCGTTATCTGCGCTTAATGGTGCATTTGATGGCGCAAGTTGAAGATGCCAATCTTTTGCATCGCGGCGGTCCGGCCGGTTTGCGATTTGTTCAGGATGCGGCGAAGACGTTGTTGCATGTTTCCGATACGCAGTTACCCAATGCCTTGCGCACCTTGAACGCCGAAATGATCACCCTGAATCTGAGCCCGGGCGGTACGGCCGATTATCTGAGTCTGGCATACTTTTTTGACGCATTGACGCTCCTGGGAAGCCAGCCAGCGTGA
- a CDS encoding GntR family transcriptional regulator, protein MNEVVPAVKKNLDLSQNRPIKEAVYEALRKTILLGEIPSGERINEKNLSENLNISRTPIRYALERLDEEDLVERKTGIGVVVKGISINDAYEIFDIRKELDVLAIRKAMRLMTPDQFKQMRALLEETDRLNDAGRVSEVMAKFTEFNNFIYDASHMLRLKMIVNQLQNYLIYFRDISINGDDRRNLAIQEHWLLYRGMLNRDDDQIKLITREHLEHSLQYILKVMKAKHIE, encoded by the coding sequence ATGAATGAAGTGGTGCCAGCCGTTAAGAAAAATTTGGATCTTTCACAGAACCGGCCGATTAAAGAAGCGGTGTACGAAGCGTTGCGCAAAACCATCTTGCTGGGTGAAATACCCAGCGGTGAACGGATTAACGAGAAGAATCTATCCGAAAATCTCAACATTAGCCGCACACCTATTCGTTATGCGCTTGAACGTCTGGATGAAGAGGACCTGGTCGAACGCAAAACCGGTATTGGGGTTGTTGTGAAGGGTATTTCGATTAATGATGCATACGAGATTTTTGACATTCGCAAGGAATTGGATGTTTTAGCGATTCGCAAGGCCATGCGCTTGATGACGCCTGACCAATTTAAACAGATGCGGGCGCTTTTGGAAGAAACGGATCGCCTAAACGATGCAGGACGAGTGTCGGAAGTCATGGCAAAGTTTACCGAATTTAACAACTTTATTTATGATGCGAGTCACATGCTGCGGTTGAAAATGATTGTCAATCAGCTGCAAAATTATTTGATTTATTTTCGTGATATTAGTATTAATGGTGATGATCGGCGGAATTTAGCGATTCAGGAACATTGGCTGCTTTATCGCGGCATGTTAAATCGGGATGACGATCAGATCAAGCTCATCACTCGAGAACATCTCGAACACTCATTGCAATATATTCTAAAAGTCATGAAGGCCAAACACATTGAATGA